One genomic region from Chrysemys picta bellii isolate R12L10 chromosome 16, ASM1138683v2, whole genome shotgun sequence encodes:
- the LOC135975964 gene encoding uncharacterized protein LOC135975964, translating into MMERGHNRDSDQCRVKVKELRQAYQKTKEANGRSGSEPRTCRFYAELHAVLGGAATTTPPVFVDSGSGIVSSATPEDSADGVEEEEEEDELAESTQHSILPNSQDLFITLTEVPSQASQASTQDSDPMEGTSAAANSSSLPPPSRRLSQIRRRKKRTRDEMFLEIMESSRSDRAHVNEWKETVSKYRKEVSEREDRRDQREERRDQREERRDARDERWRQEDQRMKDATLGLLRRLVEVQERLLENRLPLQPLFHPPPSPCSVSSSPRRVRMRGGEAPYTFPFHPSRQPKQKAVIFLTFSLWLFPSQQSSSQIPPGFPPSFSNLLIKNK; encoded by the exons atgatggagagaggccacaatagggactcagatcagtgccgcgtgaaagtcaaggagctcagacaagcctatcaaaaaacaaaggaggcaaacggtcgctccgggtcagagccgcggacatgccgcttctacgccgagctgcatgcagttctagggggggctgccaccactaccccacctgtgtttgtggattctgggtcggggatagtctcatcagcgacgcctgaggattctgccgatggggtagaggaggaggaggaggaggatgagcttgcagagagcacacagcactccattctccccaacagccaggatctttttatcaccctgactgaagtaccctcccaagcctcccaagccagtacccaagactctgaccccatggaagggacctcag cagctgcaaattcctcaagcctccctcctccatcccgaaggttatcacagataaggcgtcgtaagaagagaacgcgagacgagatgtttttggaaattatggaatccagccgcagtgacagagctcatgtgaatgagtggaaggaaacagtttcaaagtataggaaagaagtcagtgaacgtgaggacaggagggaccaacgtgaggagaggagggaccaacgtgaggagaggagagacgctcgagatgagaggtggcggcaggaagaccagaggatgaaggatgcaacgctggggctgctccggcgtctggtggaggttcaggaacggctgctggaaaacagactgccgcttcagcccctgttccaccctcccccctccccatgttccgtatcctcctcacccagacgtgtaagaatgcgggggggggaggctccgtacaccttcccattccaccccagtagacagcccaagcaaaaggctgtcatttttttaaccttttctttgtggctttttccttcccagcaatcctcctcccaaataccacccgggttccctccctctttttctaatctattaataaagaataaatga